One part of the Brevundimonas subvibrioides ATCC 15264 genome encodes these proteins:
- a CDS encoding phosphoglycerate kinase: protein MTFRTLDDAGSLAGQTALVRVDFNVPMEGGKVTDDTRLRVALPTINKLRDLGAKVALLAHFDRPKGKVVPSMSLQPVVDDLEHLLGAPVRFATDCIGDEAKSAIADLDAGGVVLLENVRFHAGEEANDPAFAQQLADLGDLYVNDAFSAAHRAHASTEGLARLLPAYAGESMRRELEALDAALGNPKKPVIGIVGGAKVSTKLDLLKNLVGKLDRLAIGGGMANTFLFAQGVDIGGSLAERDMADTALEIIAEAKTKGCEMLLPVDFVVATEVKPGAASRVFMAGDALSADDKILDAGPATVARLVEALTASKTLIWNGPLGVFEVPPFDTATVAVAHHAAALAKAGVLVAVGGGGDTVSALNHAGVVDDMTFVSTAGGAFLEWMEGKPLPGVEALRA from the coding sequence ATGACTTTCCGCACCCTCGATGACGCCGGGTCCCTGGCCGGCCAGACCGCCCTCGTCCGCGTGGATTTCAACGTCCCGATGGAGGGCGGCAAGGTTACCGACGACACCCGCCTGCGCGTCGCCCTGCCGACGATCAACAAGCTGCGCGATCTGGGCGCCAAGGTCGCCCTGCTGGCGCATTTCGACCGGCCCAAGGGCAAGGTCGTCCCGTCGATGAGCCTGCAGCCGGTCGTCGACGACCTCGAGCACCTGCTCGGCGCTCCCGTCCGCTTCGCCACCGACTGCATCGGCGACGAGGCCAAATCGGCTATCGCCGACCTCGACGCCGGCGGCGTGGTCCTGCTGGAGAACGTCCGCTTCCATGCGGGCGAAGAGGCCAACGACCCTGCCTTCGCGCAACAACTGGCCGACCTCGGCGACCTCTACGTCAACGACGCCTTCTCCGCCGCGCACCGGGCCCACGCCTCGACCGAGGGCCTCGCCCGCCTGCTGCCCGCCTATGCCGGCGAATCCATGCGCCGCGAGCTCGAGGCGCTGGACGCTGCCCTGGGCAATCCGAAGAAGCCGGTCATCGGCATCGTCGGCGGGGCCAAGGTCTCGACCAAATTGGATCTGCTGAAGAATCTCGTCGGCAAGCTGGACCGGCTCGCCATCGGCGGCGGCATGGCCAACACCTTCCTGTTCGCACAAGGGGTCGACATCGGCGGCTCGCTGGCCGAACGCGACATGGCCGACACCGCGCTGGAGATCATCGCCGAGGCAAAGACCAAAGGCTGCGAGATGCTCCTTCCCGTCGACTTCGTCGTCGCCACCGAGGTCAAGCCGGGAGCCGCCAGCCGCGTCTTCATGGCCGGTGATGCCCTGTCCGCCGACGACAAGATCCTGGACGCCGGTCCCGCCACCGTCGCCCGCCTGGTCGAGGCCCTGACGGCTTCGAAGACCCTGATCTGGAACGGCCCGCTGGGCGTGTTCGAGGTCCCGCCCTTCGACACCGCCACAGTCGCCGTCGCCCATCACGCGGCGGCCCTGGCCAAGGCGGGCGTGCTGGTCGCGGTCGGCGGTGGCGGCGACACCGTCTCGGCTCTCAACCATGCGGGCGTCGTCGACGACATGACCTTCGTCAGCACCGCGGGCGGGGCCTTCCTGGAATGGATGGAGGGCAAGCCCCTGCCCGGCGTCGAGGCGCTCCGCGCCTGA
- a CDS encoding group II truncated hemoglobin, whose product MAGTPSLYDWLGGRDALVTLTTEFYRRVALDEVLSPVFAHMDADHPDHVADFIGEVLGGPALYDPSGDGHVRMIGHHLNRHLNEAQRRRWFDLLLTTADDVHLADDPEFRSAFVGYLEWGSRLAVINSQPGVPLPSSSPMPKWTWGAPGGPYIAGAEG is encoded by the coding sequence ATGGCGGGCACCCCCAGCCTCTACGACTGGCTGGGGGGCCGCGACGCCCTCGTGACGCTGACGACCGAATTCTATCGCCGGGTCGCGCTGGACGAGGTCCTGTCGCCCGTCTTCGCGCACATGGATGCCGACCATCCGGACCACGTCGCGGACTTCATCGGCGAGGTGCTGGGGGGACCTGCGCTCTATGACCCCTCGGGCGACGGCCACGTCCGGATGATCGGGCACCATCTGAACCGGCACCTGAACGAGGCGCAGCGACGCCGCTGGTTCGACCTGCTGCTGACGACTGCCGACGACGTCCATCTGGCCGACGATCCCGAGTTCCGCTCGGCCTTCGTGGGCTATCTGGAATGGGGATCGCGGCTGGCGGTGATCAACTCCCAGCCCGGCGTGCCGCTGCCGTCGTCCTCGCCCATGCCGAAATGGACGTGGGGCGCGCCGGGCGGCCCCTATATCGCGGGGGCGGAAGGATGA
- a CDS encoding S41 family peptidase, whose translation MTLPARHPRSTARGLAVALALAFGLTAAVPASAHVAVDEVVAAPVPMPRARARMNARVFDTVWNTVRRQYYDPGLHGVDWHQARGTYRPMALAATDDRLLYRAIGQMLDLLDDQHAGAISPAMARRQDVARTRRAVMGVVLSRETSDVWRVDTVRAGSPAEEAGIQPGWRLQSVDGQSWGVDFAVEDGRPLRLDLTDEAGALHTVTVVPREMEPIPAFSLDDSRPGVVVLRAEGFEPGLGRWLGEQLARLSPETDVILDLRGNPGGLLLEADATLSCFLPARQDWATRISRSGRPVTLSVMPGCGPLQAPIANDVALLVDGNSRSAAELTPAALQEAGRALVIGEHTAGAVLISQDMRLPDGGRLTLSRADYITSGGVRLEKNGVEPDIVARRSTEDLRAGRDPALDAAIHALAQPDAVQRAQAAARRPDL comes from the coding sequence ATGACGCTCCCCGCCCGCCACCCGCGTTCGACAGCCAGAGGTCTCGCCGTGGCGCTGGCGCTGGCCTTCGGCCTGACGGCCGCTGTCCCGGCATCGGCGCACGTCGCGGTCGATGAGGTGGTCGCAGCTCCGGTGCCGATGCCGCGCGCACGGGCGCGGATGAACGCCCGGGTGTTCGACACGGTCTGGAATACGGTCCGTCGCCAGTACTACGACCCCGGGCTGCACGGGGTGGACTGGCACCAGGCGCGCGGGACCTATCGGCCGATGGCCCTGGCCGCGACGGACGATCGCCTGCTGTACCGCGCGATCGGCCAGATGCTGGATCTGCTGGATGACCAGCACGCGGGCGCGATCTCTCCCGCCATGGCCCGGCGTCAGGACGTGGCCCGGACGCGACGGGCGGTGATGGGGGTCGTGCTGTCGCGCGAGACCTCGGATGTCTGGCGCGTCGATACGGTTCGCGCCGGGTCGCCGGCAGAGGAGGCCGGCATCCAGCCGGGATGGCGGCTGCAAAGCGTGGATGGCCAGTCCTGGGGCGTCGATTTCGCCGTGGAGGACGGTCGTCCGCTGCGCCTGGACCTCACCGACGAGGCGGGCGCGCTGCACACCGTCACCGTCGTCCCGCGCGAGATGGAGCCTATTCCGGCCTTCAGCCTGGACGACAGCCGACCGGGCGTGGTCGTGCTGCGGGCCGAGGGTTTCGAACCCGGCCTGGGCCGCTGGCTGGGCGAGCAACTGGCCCGACTGTCACCCGAGACGGATGTGATCCTCGATCTGCGCGGCAACCCCGGCGGCCTTCTGCTCGAGGCCGACGCGACCCTGTCGTGCTTCCTGCCCGCGCGGCAGGACTGGGCGACGCGGATTTCACGATCGGGGCGGCCGGTAACGCTGTCGGTCATGCCGGGATGCGGGCCCCTGCAGGCCCCGATCGCCAACGATGTGGCCCTGCTGGTGGATGGCAACAGCCGCAGCGCCGCCGAGCTGACGCCTGCCGCCCTGCAGGAGGCCGGGCGGGCCCTGGTGATCGGGGAGCACACGGCGGGGGCGGTCCTGATCTCACAGGATATGCGGCTTCCGGACGGCGGGCGGCTGACCCTCAGTCGGGCCGACTACATCACATCGGGCGGGGTGCGCCTGGAGAAGAACGGCGTCGAGCCGGACATCGTGGCGCGGCGCTCCACCGAAGACCTCCGCGCCGGACGCGACCCCGCGCTGGACGCCGCCATCCATGCCCTGGCCCAGCCGGACGCGGTGCAGCGCGCCCAGGCCGCCGCCCGGCGACCCGACCTGTAG
- a CDS encoding ATP-binding protein, which translates to MKNPLSSLSVLVQVALLAVFAVIATQAVTFAVVLLAPAPRPAGFSISAAADALQGKPAETSDGRTLRRSVSAQPGVTEVGPGPIETGITMALAQRLGVPVSAVKVRLAPERTEFGNQRRGPGPRLLDGQRDGRVEIGERRMERFVITQAPGQVPPGPPPTPPDRRALEEALGRALIRLEPLSTGQAGPNATPPEVTVQLAAPGDRQTRFTVLADRLTFTPFAASLRLPDGRWATVEPPHGLIDPWQMRLLIALGITALLLAPLVWLMARRLTRPIRVFAQAAERLGADPDAPPLTPAGPSEVRTAITAFNDMQAAIRGHMRQRTQTIAAIAHDLRTPLTRLRFRAEQAPDALRDKMASDVEEMDALIAQAMAFVRGEAQTERREPLDLAAIAETCASGFAETGAAVAFVGGKSLPVTGDPAALRRAVANLIDNAVKFAGTARVEASRQGDRAVITVSDGGPGLADDELDAVFEPFHRGERSRNRQTGGAGLGLAVARQAARAAGGDVTLSNRPGGGLEARLSVPLTG; encoded by the coding sequence ATGAAGAACCCCCTGTCGTCCCTGTCGGTCCTGGTCCAGGTCGCCTTGCTGGCCGTGTTCGCCGTGATCGCGACCCAGGCCGTGACCTTCGCCGTCGTCCTGCTGGCCCCGGCCCCGCGACCGGCCGGGTTCAGCATCTCCGCAGCCGCCGATGCGCTGCAGGGCAAGCCGGCGGAAACGTCGGACGGGCGCACGCTCAGGCGATCGGTGTCGGCGCAGCCGGGCGTGACCGAGGTCGGCCCGGGACCGATCGAAACCGGCATCACCATGGCGCTCGCTCAGCGGCTGGGGGTCCCTGTCAGTGCCGTAAAGGTCCGCCTGGCCCCCGAGCGCACCGAATTCGGCAATCAGAGGCGAGGCCCCGGCCCCCGATTGCTGGACGGTCAGCGCGACGGACGGGTCGAGATCGGCGAACGCCGCATGGAACGCTTCGTCATCACTCAGGCACCGGGCCAGGTGCCGCCCGGACCGCCGCCGACGCCCCCCGACCGTCGGGCCCTGGAAGAAGCCCTGGGACGCGCCCTGATCCGGTTGGAGCCTCTTTCGACGGGCCAGGCCGGGCCAAACGCGACGCCGCCGGAGGTTACGGTTCAGTTGGCCGCACCGGGCGATCGCCAGACCCGGTTCACGGTTCTGGCCGACCGGCTGACCTTCACGCCCTTCGCCGCCTCGCTGCGCCTGCCCGACGGGCGCTGGGCGACGGTGGAGCCGCCGCATGGCCTGATCGATCCCTGGCAGATGCGTCTGCTGATCGCGCTCGGCATCACCGCCCTGCTTCTGGCCCCGCTCGTCTGGCTGATGGCGCGTCGGCTGACCCGGCCGATCCGCGTGTTCGCCCAGGCGGCCGAGCGTCTGGGGGCCGATCCCGATGCCCCGCCCCTGACCCCCGCCGGGCCCAGCGAGGTCCGCACCGCCATCACCGCCTTCAACGACATGCAGGCCGCGATCCGTGGTCATATGCGCCAGCGCACCCAGACCATCGCCGCCATCGCCCACGACCTGCGCACTCCGCTGACCCGTCTGAGGTTTCGCGCCGAACAGGCACCCGATGCCCTACGCGACAAGATGGCGTCGGATGTCGAAGAGATGGACGCCCTGATCGCCCAGGCCATGGCCTTCGTTCGCGGCGAGGCCCAGACCGAGCGCCGCGAGCCGCTGGACCTCGCCGCGATCGCCGAGACCTGCGCCAGCGGGTTTGCCGAGACCGGAGCCGCGGTCGCGTTCGTCGGCGGCAAGTCCCTGCCGGTCACGGGCGACCCGGCCGCGCTGCGACGGGCCGTCGCCAACCTGATCGACAATGCCGTGAAGTTCGCCGGCACCGCGCGCGTCGAGGCCAGTCGACAGGGCGACCGTGCGGTCATCACCGTCTCCGATGGCGGCCCCGGGCTGGCCGACGACGAACTGGACGCCGTGTTCGAGCCCTTCCACCGAGGGGAACGCTCGCGCAATCGCCAGACGGGCGGCGCGGGTCTGGGTCTGGCCGTGGCGCGTCAGGCGGCGCGGGCGGCAGGGGGCGACGTGACCCTGTCAAACCGGCCGGGCGGGGGTCTGGAGGCCAGGCTGTCGGTGCCGCTGACCGGCTGA
- a CDS encoding response regulator, giving the protein MSDTPARILVVDDDPGIREVLCEYLGQHGYEARGAASAAEMDRALASGPTDLIVLDLMMPGEDGLSVVRRLSGTPPVVMLSAMGEDTDRIVGLELGADDYLAKPCNPRELLARIRAVLRRPRDDDTPAEAALTFDGWTLDLVRRELKRSNGEPVQLSAGEFGLLRAFVERPGRVLTRDQLLEAARGTEADVFDRAMDVQISRLRKKLDDGSGRDLITTIRGEGYRFDARVRKAERGGRA; this is encoded by the coding sequence ATGAGCGACACGCCCGCCCGCATCCTGGTCGTCGACGACGACCCCGGCATCCGCGAGGTGCTGTGCGAATACCTCGGCCAGCACGGCTATGAGGCGCGCGGGGCCGCCTCCGCCGCCGAGATGGACCGGGCCCTGGCGTCCGGGCCCACGGATCTGATCGTGCTGGACCTGATGATGCCGGGCGAGGACGGCCTGTCGGTCGTGCGCCGCCTGTCGGGCACCCCGCCGGTCGTCATGCTGTCGGCCATGGGCGAGGACACGGACCGGATCGTGGGGCTTGAGCTGGGGGCCGACGACTATCTGGCCAAGCCCTGCAATCCGCGCGAGCTGCTGGCCCGGATCCGGGCCGTGCTGCGCCGCCCCCGCGACGACGACACGCCGGCCGAGGCGGCCCTGACCTTCGACGGCTGGACCCTGGACCTGGTGCGGCGCGAACTGAAGCGGTCCAACGGCGAACCCGTCCAGCTGTCGGCCGGGGAGTTCGGCCTGCTGCGGGCCTTTGTCGAGCGGCCCGGCCGGGTCCTGACCCGCGACCAGTTGCTGGAGGCGGCCCGCGGCACCGAGGCCGACGTCTTCGACCGCGCCATGGACGTCCAGATCAGCCGCCTGAGAAAGAAACTCGACGACGGCTCCGGCCGCGACCTGATCACCACCATCCGGGGCGAGGGCTACCGGTTCGACGCCCGCGTGCGAAAGGCCGAACGCGGTGGCCGGGCATGA
- the tkt gene encoding transketolase, whose product MADAIRVLAMDGVEKANSGHPGMPMGMADVATVLFSKFLKFDASRPDWADRDRFILSAGHGSMLIYALLHLTGYKAATAEQLSNFRQWGSKTAGHPEYGHMPGVETTTGPLGQGLANSVGFAMAERHLAAKYGDDLVDHRTWVIAGDGCLMEGVSQEAIALAGRYGLNKLTVLWDDNAITIDGAVALSDATDQKARFKAAGWAVKAIDGHDTKAIKSALQWATKQDKPTLIACRTKIGRGAATMEGSHKTHGAALGAAEIAATRLGLAWDHEPFVIPEPVEKAWRKVGKRGGKDRKAWEARLAASSQALEFTRAMAGDLPERAFDALNAGIAQLVVDQPAQATRQSSGAALETLFGAVPEMIGGSADLTGSNNTFVKGTPIFDAPGYEGRYVNWGIREFGMAAAMTGMALHGGIIPYGGTFMVFSDYSRPAIRMAALMGVRVIHVLTHDSIGLGEDGPTHQPVEHLAALRAIPNLLVFRPADTVEAFECWQLALQHKTTPSAMALSRQKTAAVRTTASDDNLSARGAYELKTASGEARVTLFATGTEVPLALKAAATLEGEGTPTRVVSVPCFELFEQQDAAYQASVIGRGTVRVAVEAAIQQGWERFIGEDGAFVGMTGFGASAPAETLYREFGITADAVVAAVKARL is encoded by the coding sequence ATGGCCGACGCCATCCGCGTTCTGGCGATGGACGGCGTGGAGAAAGCCAACAGCGGCCACCCCGGCATGCCCATGGGGATGGCCGATGTGGCGACGGTCCTGTTCTCGAAGTTCCTGAAGTTCGATGCGAGCCGCCCGGACTGGGCCGACCGGGACCGGTTCATCCTTTCGGCGGGCCACGGCTCGATGCTGATCTACGCCCTGCTGCACCTGACCGGCTACAAGGCCGCGACCGCCGAGCAGCTGTCGAACTTCCGCCAGTGGGGATCCAAGACCGCCGGCCACCCCGAGTACGGCCATATGCCGGGCGTGGAGACGACCACCGGCCCCCTGGGTCAGGGCCTGGCCAACTCGGTCGGCTTCGCCATGGCCGAACGGCATCTGGCGGCGAAATACGGTGACGATCTGGTCGATCACCGGACCTGGGTCATCGCCGGCGACGGCTGCCTGATGGAAGGGGTCTCGCAGGAAGCGATCGCCCTGGCCGGTCGCTACGGGCTGAACAAGCTGACCGTCCTTTGGGACGACAACGCCATCACCATCGACGGGGCCGTGGCCCTGTCGGACGCCACCGATCAGAAGGCGCGCTTCAAGGCCGCCGGCTGGGCCGTCAAGGCGATCGACGGTCACGACACCAAGGCCATCAAGTCGGCGCTGCAATGGGCGACGAAGCAGGACAAGCCGACCCTGATCGCCTGCCGGACGAAGATCGGTCGCGGCGCGGCGACGATGGAAGGCAGCCACAAGACCCACGGCGCGGCACTGGGCGCGGCCGAGATCGCCGCCACCCGTCTGGGCCTGGCCTGGGACCACGAACCCTTCGTCATCCCCGAGCCCGTCGAGAAGGCTTGGCGCAAGGTCGGCAAACGCGGCGGCAAGGATCGCAAGGCCTGGGAGGCGCGCCTCGCTGCCTCGTCCCAGGCCCTGGAGTTCACCCGCGCGATGGCGGGCGACCTGCCGGAGCGGGCCTTCGACGCCCTGAACGCCGGCATCGCCCAGCTGGTCGTGGACCAGCCCGCCCAGGCGACGCGGCAGTCGTCCGGCGCGGCTCTGGAGACCCTGTTCGGCGCGGTACCGGAGATGATCGGCGGCTCGGCCGACCTGACCGGATCCAACAACACCTTCGTCAAGGGCACGCCGATCTTCGACGCGCCCGGCTATGAGGGGCGCTATGTGAACTGGGGCATCCGCGAGTTCGGCATGGCCGCGGCCATGACCGGCATGGCCCTGCACGGCGGGATCATTCCCTACGGCGGCACCTTCATGGTGTTCTCGGACTACAGCCGCCCGGCGATCCGGATGGCGGCCCTGATGGGCGTGCGGGTCATCCACGTTCTGACCCACGACTCGATCGGCCTGGGCGAGGACGGCCCGACGCACCAGCCGGTCGAGCATCTGGCGGCCCTGCGCGCGATCCCCAACCTGCTGGTCTTCCGCCCCGCCGACACGGTCGAGGCGTTCGAGTGCTGGCAGCTGGCCCTGCAGCACAAGACCACGCCCTCGGCCATGGCCCTGTCGCGCCAGAAGACGGCCGCCGTGCGCACGACCGCCTCGGACGACAACCTGTCCGCCCGGGGTGCCTACGAACTCAAGACGGCATCCGGAGAGGCCCGGGTTACCCTGTTCGCCACCGGCACCGAGGTTCCCCTGGCCCTGAAGGCGGCGGCGACGCTGGAGGGCGAAGGCACGCCGACTCGTGTCGTTTCGGTCCCCTGCTTCGAACTGTTCGAGCAGCAGGACGCCGCCTACCAGGCCTCGGTCATCGGGCGGGGTACGGTGCGTGTCGCCGTCGAGGCGGCCATCCAGCAGGGCTGGGAGCGGTTCATCGGCGAGGACGGTGCCTTCGTCGGCATGACCGGCTTCGGGGCCTCGGCCCCCGCGGAGACACTCTACCGCGAATTCGGCATCACGGCGGACGCCGTCGTCGCCGCCGTCAAGGCACGGCTCTAG
- a CDS encoding EF-hand domain-containing protein, which yields MTIAAIALVAALSGIPVLHQDAPRTETRADVRIVTLGGPEGHGPGRLDADSDGVVTREEFSAPMATAFDRLDADRDGRLTTEELAAGPGEEGPDGPGVHVMTMRGPGGPGGGPMVFRGGREGDDARVFMFRREGGPEGGPPPGPGGPGERRIEIRRFGGPDGHGSMDANNDGKVSEDEFLAPMREAFRSMDEDRDGALDDRQEPHGPPPPPPAPAN from the coding sequence ATGACCATCGCCGCCATCGCCCTTGTCGCCGCCCTGAGCGGCATTCCCGTCCTGCACCAGGACGCGCCGCGCACCGAGACGCGCGCGGATGTCCGCATCGTCACCCTGGGTGGACCGGAGGGCCACGGTCCCGGGCGTCTCGATGCCGACAGCGACGGCGTGGTCACGCGCGAGGAGTTCTCCGCGCCCATGGCGACGGCCTTCGATCGCCTGGACGCCGACCGCGACGGGCGTCTGACGACCGAGGAACTGGCGGCGGGTCCCGGTGAAGAGGGCCCTGATGGGCCCGGGGTTCATGTGATGACCATGCGCGGACCGGGTGGCCCGGGTGGTGGTCCCATGGTTTTCAGGGGTGGACGGGAAGGCGACGACGCCCGGGTCTTCATGTTCCGCCGCGAGGGCGGCCCCGAGGGCGGTCCGCCGCCCGGTCCCGGTGGACCCGGCGAGCGACGCATCGAGATCCGGCGCTTCGGCGGCCCCGACGGCCACGGGTCGATGGACGCCAACAACGACGGAAAGGTCTCGGAGGACGAGTTCCTCGCCCCGATGCGGGAGGCCTTCCGTTCGATGGACGAAGATCGTGACGGCGCGCTGGACGACCGCCAAGAGCCGCACGGCCCGCCGCCACCGCCGCCTGCCCCCGCGAACTGA
- the gap gene encoding type I glyceraldehyde-3-phosphate dehydrogenase: protein MTVRVAINGFGRIGRLVLRSIVEHGRRDIEVVAINDLGPVATNAHLLKYDSVHGRFPGVISHGDDWIDVGLGKIKVTAERDPANLPHKDLNVDIAFECTGIFTARDKAEAHLKAGAKRVLISAPGDNADKTIVYKVNHDTLTAEDIIVSNGSCTTNALAPVAKVLHDLFGIERGYMTTIHSYTGDQPTLDTMHKDLYRARAAALSMIPTSTGAAKALGLVLPELKGKLDGSSIRVPTPNVSVVDLKVVAGREVTVEEINAALQAAADGPMKGVLATTDEPLVSHDLNHIAASSTAALPQTQVVDGKLARVLTWYDNEWGFATRMADTALVMAKLM, encoded by the coding sequence ATGACCGTCCGCGTCGCCATCAACGGTTTCGGCCGCATCGGCCGCCTCGTCCTGCGCTCCATCGTCGAGCATGGCCGTCGCGACATCGAGGTGGTGGCGATCAACGACCTGGGCCCGGTGGCGACCAACGCCCACCTGCTGAAGTACGACAGCGTCCACGGCCGCTTCCCCGGCGTCATCAGCCACGGCGACGACTGGATCGACGTGGGCCTGGGCAAGATCAAGGTCACGGCCGAACGCGATCCGGCCAACCTGCCGCACAAGGACCTGAACGTCGACATCGCCTTCGAGTGCACGGGCATCTTCACCGCCCGCGACAAGGCCGAGGCGCACCTGAAGGCCGGCGCCAAGCGCGTCCTGATCTCGGCCCCCGGCGACAACGCCGACAAGACCATCGTCTACAAGGTCAACCACGACACCCTGACGGCCGAGGACATCATCGTCTCGAACGGCAGCTGCACCACCAACGCCCTCGCGCCCGTCGCCAAGGTCCTGCACGACCTGTTCGGGATCGAGCGCGGCTACATGACCACGATCCACTCCTACACCGGCGACCAGCCGACGCTGGATACGATGCACAAGGACCTGTACCGCGCCCGCGCCGCGGCCCTGTCGATGATCCCGACCTCGACCGGTGCCGCCAAGGCGCTGGGCCTCGTCCTGCCGGAGCTGAAGGGCAAGCTGGACGGCTCCTCGATCCGCGTCCCGACCCCGAACGTCTCGGTCGTCGACCTGAAGGTCGTCGCCGGCCGCGAGGTCACGGTCGAGGAAATCAACGCCGCGCTCCAGGCCGCCGCCGACGGCCCGATGAAGGGCGTCCTGGCCACCACCGACGAGCCCCTGGTCTCCCACGACCTGAACCACATCGCCGCCTCCTCGACCGCCGCCCTGCCCCAGACCCAGGTCGTCGACGGCAAGCTCGCCCGCGTCCTGACCTGGTACGACAACGAGTGGGGCTTCGCCACGCGGATGGCCGACACCGCGCTGGTGATGGCGAAGCTGATGTAG
- the fba gene encoding class II fructose-bisphosphate aldolase (catalyzes the reversible aldol condensation of dihydroxyacetonephosphate and glyceraldehyde 3-phosphate in the Calvin cycle, glycolysis, and/or gluconeogenesis): protein MARITLRQLLDHAAENDYGLPAYNINNMEQGLAIMEAAEAVNAPVIIQASRGARSYANDIVLAKLIDALAELYPHIPVCMHQDHGNGPATCATAIQYGFTSVMMDGSLKEDAKTPADYDYNVDVTRRVVEMAHSCGVSVEGELGVLGSLETGMGEAEDGHGFEGVLDHAALLTDPDQAVDFVSRTKVDALAIAMGTSHGAYKFSRKPDGEVLAMHVIEEIHRRLPDTHLVMHGSSSVPQDLQDIINEYGGQMPQTWGVPVEEIQRGIKHGVRKINIDTDNRMAMTGAIRKVLAEKPGEFDPRAYLKPAKEAMRKLCAERFQQFGCEGQASKIRPMSTAQMAKRYASGALDPVYGRETVAA, encoded by the coding sequence ATGGCGCGCATCACGCTGCGACAGCTTCTCGACCATGCGGCCGAGAACGACTACGGCCTGCCGGCCTACAATATCAACAACATGGAACAGGGCCTGGCGATCATGGAGGCGGCCGAGGCCGTCAACGCGCCGGTCATCATCCAGGCCAGCCGCGGGGCGCGCTCCTACGCCAACGACATCGTCCTGGCCAAGCTGATCGACGCCCTCGCCGAACTCTATCCGCACATCCCGGTCTGCATGCACCAGGACCATGGCAACGGCCCCGCGACCTGCGCCACCGCCATCCAGTACGGCTTCACCTCGGTGATGATGGACGGCAGCCTGAAGGAAGATGCCAAAACCCCCGCCGACTACGACTACAACGTCGACGTCACCCGCCGCGTGGTCGAGATGGCCCACAGCTGCGGTGTCTCGGTCGAGGGCGAACTGGGCGTGCTCGGCAGCCTTGAAACGGGCATGGGCGAGGCCGAGGACGGCCACGGCTTCGAGGGCGTTCTGGATCATGCCGCCCTGCTGACCGACCCCGATCAGGCCGTCGATTTCGTCAGCCGCACCAAGGTCGACGCCCTGGCCATCGCCATGGGCACCTCGCACGGGGCCTACAAGTTCAGCAGGAAGCCCGACGGCGAAGTCCTGGCCATGCACGTCATCGAGGAAATCCACCGCCGCCTGCCGGACACCCATCTGGTCATGCACGGCTCGTCCAGCGTGCCTCAGGACCTGCAGGACATCATCAATGAGTACGGCGGCCAGATGCCCCAGACGTGGGGCGTGCCGGTCGAGGAAATCCAGCGTGGCATCAAGCACGGCGTGCGCAAGATCAACATCGACACCGACAACCGCATGGCCATGACCGGCGCGATCCGGAAGGTGCTGGCCGAAAAGCCCGGCGAGTTCGACCCGCGCGCCTATCTGAAGCCCGCCAAGGAAGCCATGCGCAAGCTCTGCGCGGAACGCTTCCAGCAGTTCGGCTGCGAAGGCCAGGCCTCCAAGATCCGCCCCATGTCCACCGCCCAGATGGCCAAGCGCTATGCCTCCGGCGCGCTCGATCCCGTCTATGGTCGCGAGACCGTCGCGGCCTGA
- a CDS encoding VOC family protein: protein MSRLGSVSLLVRDYDEAIAFFVGKLDFGLDEDTDMGGGKRWVRVTPRGGDTSLILARATTPAQIAAVGAQAGDRVWLFLETDDFARDHAAWRAAGVHFREAPRHEPYGTVAVFEDLYGNAWDLIQPAG, encoded by the coding sequence ATGAGCCGTCTCGGCTCGGTCAGCCTGCTGGTCCGCGACTATGACGAGGCCATCGCCTTCTTCGTCGGCAAGCTGGATTTCGGCCTCGACGAAGACACCGACATGGGCGGCGGCAAGCGCTGGGTGCGGGTCACGCCGCGCGGTGGCGACACCTCCCTGATCCTGGCGCGGGCCACGACGCCCGCCCAGATCGCGGCCGTCGGCGCGCAGGCCGGAGACCGCGTCTGGCTGTTTCTCGAGACCGACGACTTCGCCCGCGACCATGCGGCCTGGCGGGCGGCCGGGGTTCACTTCCGCGAAGCGCCGCGCCACGAACCCTATGGCACCGTCGCGGTGTTCGAGGACCTGTACGGCAACGCCTGGGACCTGATCCAGCCCGCCGGCTGA